In Pseudopipra pipra isolate bDixPip1 chromosome 24, bDixPip1.hap1, whole genome shotgun sequence, the genomic stretch ACAAAGACTAGAGTGTGAGAGCCTTTAACCCAGCTGAGCCCTTGCCCCAGCCAGTGTAATGAGTAAGACCACAGCAACCAGAATAACAGCAGGATTTGCTGTGCACAAACCATTAAAGTAGGagtgttttttttaagctaagAATAGAAAAACACAGGTTGGGAAAAGCCTTGTTCTGAGTGTTGTGTATAATTAacaccagcagtgctgccacAGGCAGGAAGTTACACACCACAGAGCCCTCCCTGCTTGGGGGAGTGATTCTCATGTGACAGAGCCCAGTGCTGCTCCCCCAAGCCACGAGATCCCTGCACAGCATCCAGGgcccccagctcctggaattccagccctcccagccctcccaggcCGTGTTCCAGCCCCGCAGGTCCCACCTTCTCCTTGACGGCCTGgtagctctgctgcagccaacTGCGCCACCAGCCCCCGTCCTCCCTGCGGGATAGGGGGGGACACGGCGtcaggacacacagacacacagaaagacacacagacagacacacagacagacacacagacagacacacaaacACGCAGACAGACACGCAGACAGACACGCAGACAGACAcgcagacagacacacagacacacgcagacacacgcagacacacgcagacacacgcagacacacacacacacacggagcCTGAGCCAGAACTCCAGCCCAGACTTGAGAGCCCACATCCAGCCCCCAGATTACACTGCACAGACCCAGACCCaactgcagccccagccccagatCCCGACCCAGGCCCAGATCTTGACCCCAAACCCCAGATCCCAGACCCAGATGCTGATCCCAAACCCCGGACTCAGATCCCAGACCCTGATCCAAGATCCAGATCCAAGACCCCGACCCCAGATCCAGACCCGGAGCCCAGATCCAGACGCAGATTCAGACTCAGATCTCGAGTCCAAACCTCAGATCCCAGATCCAGATCCAAACCCAGAACCAGATCCCAGCCCACATCCCAAGCCCAAACTCCAGCTCCAGACCCCAGATCCCAGACACCGAGTCAGACCTCGGATCAGCGTCCAGAAGCCCCGATCCCGGCCCCACATCCCGGCCCCCCGCCCGTGCCCCGCTCACCCCTCCGCCATCTTGGCAATGTGACGTCACCAATATTTACCGACCCCTCACCCGTGCATCATGACGTCACTTCCTGCCCCGCCCCGGGGGCGGCCCCGGTACGGCGGCCGGGAGGGACCGGGAGCGACCGGCACCGGGCGGAGGTGAGCGGGGAGCACCGGGCGGGACGGGCCGTGGGGCGGGGAGCGATCCCGGTACCGGGCAGGATAAGTCCGGATGGTCCTTGGCGTTCCATGGGGTCTTGGTACCGGGAAGAACCGTCCTTGACGTTCGGGACACCCTCGGTACCGGGCAGGAAGGTCCTTGGAACAGAGAAGGATGCCGGTACCGGGAAGGTCGGTGCTTGAAGCAGGGAGGGATGCTGGTACCGGAGAGGACGGTCTTTGGCATTCCAGGGCATCCCCGGTACCGGGCAGGACGGTCCTTGGAGCAGGGGGGGATCCCGGTAGCGGGAAGGACCGTTCTTGGATCAGCGAAGGATCCTGGTACCGGGAGGGTCGGTCCTTGGTGTTCCAGACACCCCCAGTGTACCGGGCAGGACAGTCCTTGGAGAAGGGAGGGATCTCGGTACCGGGCAGGACAGTGCGGACGGTCCTTGGTGTCCCGGAGCATCCCCGGAGCCTCCCGCGGGCgggggctggtgctgctgcccctgtCTCCGTGTTTCCCTCCTGTCTCCGTGTTTCCCTCCTGTCCCCGTGTTTCcctcctgtccccctgtccccgatgtgtcccccctgtccccgaTGTGTCCCCCCTCTCCTTGATGTGTCCCCCTTGTCCCTGGTGTGTCCCTCCTTGTCCCCGGTGTGTCCCCCCTGTTCCTCGTGTGTCCCTCCTGCGTCTCCTGTCCCCAGTATCCCCCTGGTCCCcgatgtcccctgtcccccgTGCATCCCCGGTGTCCTGTCGGGAGTCCTGTTGCTGACGGTGCCCCGTGTTTCCCGGCACAGCCATGGAGGTGCAGTCCTACTACACCAAACTGCTGGGGGAGCTGAACGAGCAGCGCAAGCGGGACTTCTTCTGCGACTGCAGCATCATCGTGGAGGGCCGGATCTTCAAGGCGCACAAGAACATCCTGTTCGCCAACAGCGGCTACTTCCGAGCGCTGCTCATCCACTACATCCAGGACAGCGGCCGCCACAGCACCGCCTCCCTGGACATCGTCACCTCCGAGGCCTTCTCCGTCATCCTGGACTTCCTGTACTCCGGGAAGCTCGACCTGTGCGGGGAGAACGTGATCGAGGTGATGTCGGCCGCCAGCTACCTGCAGATGACCGACGTGGTCAACTTCTGCAAGACCTACATCAGGTCCTCCCTGGACATCTGCAGGAAGATCGAGCGGGAGGCGGCTTTCTACCAGGCGGACAGCGggagctctgccagggaggGCACGTCCCTCGGCCCCCGGGGACAGTGCCCTGCCCCTGGCTCGTCCCTGCAGGATAAGGAAGGGGTCTCGGGCTGCCAGCGGGACCCCCCGTGCGGggactgcagcagctgccacccCCTGGAGCTGGTGGTGAGGGACCCCCTGGGCGGCGACTCCCAGGACGGGGTGAACTCCTCGCTGCCCAGGGGGGTGGAACCCAAGGTGGAGTTCGACCCCGACGACGACGGGGAGGTGGAGGTGGGCGAGAGGCTGCCCCAGTATCCCGCCCCGCTGTCCCTGGAGCACATGGAGGAGGGGCAGCCCGTGGACCTGGCCTGCAACAACTACCACATGAAGCAGTTCCTGGAGGCCCTGCTGCGCAACAGCTCGGCCCAGAGGAAGGAGGACGTGGTGCAGCACTTTGTGAGGGGGTTTGAGGGCAGGACGGAGGACGCAGGGGTGGCCATGAGCTCCATGGTGGACATTCACAGCGACTGGTATGGTGAGGACACAGGTGAGAGGACCCTGGGGGGGTGCAGGCTGAGGAAACCGCTCAGTTGTGCCCAGACTTCTCTTGTTGCTGCTGTTCTTGCTCAGGAATATGTCGGTGAATGTTGTGGCACAGTGAAATAAACTCTTGTTGTGGACTTCCAAAGCGGCTGTACTTGTTTGTTCAGTGCAGCCCGTGGGAGGTGAGTATCCCCAAGAGCTTCACAGCCCCTCTGGAACAGAAACTGGAGCTAAGTGTGGGTGATTCTGCTCTAATAAACAAACTCACTTGAGACCTCTTTGAATGGCAGgtgaatttttaaagagaattttttctCTTGTGGATGGTCACATTGTAAGGAGCAATccaggaggagctgagctgcCACAAGAGGGATCtgctgcaggacctggcacagcagaaggagctCATCCCACTGGAGCTCCTGCCAGCACATCTGCTGGGTGATGGTCTCTTTGCTCCTGCTTTGAACTTCAAAGGGCAGAAATCAGTTTAATCCAATACTGAGGGACACCTACAAGTCCTTTAAAAGCTTTAAACTCTGTGGTGCTGCATAAAGATGAGATTTTTTAGAGGCAAACTCACTTTTCAGCTGTTGGTCACCGAGGTTCCACTGCTGCCCCAAGCCCAGCACTCGTTGGAATGTCTCAGGAATATCTCCCAGGAGCAGTGTCAGGGACCCAGAGAAGAAGAAACTCATGTCCATATGCATTTCCTCTGAAGAGGACAATAAAGATTTGGGcattttatctgtttttttgATAATTGCCTTGCCCAAACAGCCCTGTGAAGACGGGAGGTGGCTCTGGCAAACTGCAGGTGCCACAAACAGTGAGGATGTGGCAAATGCCACAGTGCCTTGGGCACAGAcagggctggcactgggtgCTCTGCCACGCCCAGCAAGTTTGTGCTCACATCATCTCCAGCTCAGGCCTGCCTCTGTGATCCTAGAGCCAATAAAACAGACCTGTTCTCTCACTGCTTTGAAACAGGGAGCTGATAAAATcacaaaatgcagttttactGTCCCCAGAAGCTCTCAGGGCTGTCACAGATCACGCCTGTAAATTTTTGGTGTGTAGCAAGGCAGGAGCATCAAACACACaagcttctctttttcctctcttaaaaTCTCCCAGCTGTTTAATAAATCATTAAAAAGGGAGATGCTTCCAGAATTTGATGGAGAACACCAGGAGTCCTGGCAGTGGAGTAGAAATGTCAGTGGTAGATGTGCTTTAAGTGGGAGTGAGGGAAAGGAAACCAAGCCCTGCATTCCTTGTGTTTCCCAGCTAAAACAGGACATCATAAGCATTGAGGAGAATGGGAGTTTCTCTTCCCAGCTTTCActggtgctgctgcctcagcatTTTCACAAGACACCAGGAATGAGAAATACAAAGTCCTGACAGAGGAATGGTGCACTCAGGCTGGCACAGGAGATGAATACTACTTATATTTTTGAGTGTCCACATCTGTTCTTGTCATCCTGGTCCCCTTCACAGCAGGTGGAGGGTAAACAGGCACCTCTAGAGAGCCTGGAAGCAAGTCAGGACTAAGAactgggtttggtttttatttttaatggagcTTTAAGTGCCCAGCAGGGATTAGCAATACCTTTTGAAGGTCCAGAATTGGGTGAGGTGGCTCTCACTCACATGCCATTAATATTAGACACACCTTTTTTGATAGTGGGTTGGATAAACCTTAATAAAGGGATGTTCTGCAACCTCAGCTGCTTGTGGAAGAGCTCAAGGCCCTGAATCAGTGCCTGAAACAGGGAAAACTAATCCTTTAGCATCACATCTCCACCCTTCTGCTGGAAGGGAAGCTCACCCCTGGCTGATGCTGACAAACCTGGCAATACTCACGTTGGTGTAAAATGTGACCTTCAAGTTTAATTCTCTTTTTGCACCTGACCTCATAAATTGGGTATCACCTGCACTTTGATTTTAGGAACAGTGAAATACCATCACCAAATGTACTGGAGTCCTTTAGCCTGTTGTTATTCCCAACAGGAAGGCTGAAGTGAATGGCAGGAGAAACAAGTGTTGATGTTTTGAGATGGGTTCCCCACATTTAAATATAAGACCACATGGGGCACAGTGCAGTGTTCCTACCTGCAATTTGTGTTAAAAGATTTTAGTTCCTGATGCTGTTTGATGCTAATggtttaataataataataaaaaaaaaaggaagtaggAAACTTTTGTGGTTgagatggagcagagacccccctgcactAAAAGCAGGTTTGGGGCACTTAAAggcttcttaaaataaaatgaatgttTTCCTGTTGTGGGTATCAGCTGTGTAAGGCTCATTTCCAAGGCACTTGGGCATCTGCAGCTGCACCAATGTCTGCAGCTGCACAGGCTGAGGGAATTCCAGGtaagcccagcccagggacaggggAGGTGCAGCTCCCTGGGTTGGGATCTGCgggagcaggacaggaaccccccacagcattcccagcagtgctgcccctGCCTGACCCGCTGCtctgtgtgttttctctttcccccttaAAGGTGACGTGCTGGTGGTGCCAATCAAGCTGCACAAGTGCCCCTTCTGCCCTTACACGGCCAAG encodes the following:
- the ZBTB8B gene encoding zinc finger and BTB domain-containing protein 8B yields the protein MEVQSYYTKLLGELNEQRKRDFFCDCSIIVEGRIFKAHKNILFANSGYFRALLIHYIQDSGRHSTASLDIVTSEAFSVILDFLYSGKLDLCGENVIEVMSAASYLQMTDVVNFCKTYIRSSLDICRKIEREAAFYQADSGSSAREGTSLGPRGQCPAPGSSLQDKEGVSGCQRDPPCGDCSSCHPLELVVRDPLGGDSQDGVNSSLPRGVEPKVEFDPDDDGEVEVGERLPQYPAPLSLEHMEEGQPVDLACNNYHMKQFLEALLRNSSAQRKEDVVQHFVRGFEGRTEDAGVAMSSMVDIHSDWYGEDTGDVLVVPIKLHKCPFCPYTAKQKGILKRHIRSHTGERPYPCETCGKRFTRQEHLRSHALSVHRSNKPIICKGCRRTFTNSLSPGLRRFGLCDSCTCVTTTHEDSVPINLSLVETASEGQEKGDADSDWPIYVESGEENDPADEEEEEEGDDKQEIHRSLSDREALM